Proteins encoded within one genomic window of Camelina sativa cultivar DH55 chromosome 19, Cs, whole genome shotgun sequence:
- the LOC104765094 gene encoding protein CWC15 homolog codes for MTTAARPTWAPAKGGNEQGGARIFGPSQKYSSRDVAAHTTLKPRREGQHTQEELKKKNLRDELEDRERRHFSSKDKSYSDERDSRRGSQLLLEGSKKDPEDRIYARNVDADDSDGDNNNKGGDESDDESDDDDEDDTEALMAELDQIKKERVEERLRKEKLEQMEELNAKEEELLKGNPLLNAPTSFNVKRRWDDDVVFKNQARGEMKAPKRFINDTIRSDFHRKFLQRYMK; via the exons aTGACGACTGCAGCACGACCTACCTGGGCTCCAGCTAAGGGAGGTAACGAGCAAGGTGGTGCTCGGATCTTTGGTCCGTCTCAGAAGTATTCGTCCCGTGATGTCGCCGCTCACACAACTCTAAAGCCGAG GAGGGAAGGGCAACACACACAAGAGGAACTCAAGAAGAAAAATCTTCGTGATGAGCTTGAAGACCGTGAGAGGAGACACTTCTCTTCCAAAGACAAATCATACAGTG ATGAAAGAGATAGCAGAAGAGGAAGTCAGCTTTTACTGGAAG GCTCTAAAAAGGATCCTGAAGATCGGATTTATGCTCGCAATGTAGATGCTGATGATTCTGATGGTGATAACAATAACAAAGGTGGCGATGAAAG tgatGATGAAAGTGACGATGATGACGAGGACGACACTGAAGCTCTTATGGCTGAACTCGACcagataaagaaagaaagagtggAAGAGAGGCTCAGGAAG GAAAAGCTGGAGCAGATGGAAGAGCTAAACGCCAAGGAAGAGGAACTTCTCAAAGGAAACCCACTGCTTAATGCTCCAACTTCGTTTAATGTCAAAAGGAG GTGGGATGATGATGTTGTCTTCAAGAACCAGGCACGTGGTGAAATGAAAGCACCTAAGCGCTTCATCAATGATACAATCAGGAGTGACTTCCACAGAAAATTCCTGCAGAGATACATGAAGTGA
- the LOC104765093 gene encoding WEB family protein At3g13190-like, producing the protein MATFNTVKDAVKLFDAGFSGGKPLSKRQEQGVLVDETNLCLWNREVNKLKEKIKNAEKTKSEALLELEEAKKTVEHLSQKLGIKQNVGSGEKDLDLSTSVRGVTTELGFAKESIHRVAEEESELCMLMESLNLELQKVEKEHSELKESEQRERDQAIEKLKKETKDAKTELKLLEEELKIALFEAQEAEAAEKQAREQLNVAVLQSDFRSSSAEVKESGAEELTETEALRACRDETLKTLEMSEREIEDIKAATQDALKKAEMAQEATIVVDVELKRRRKAASRILAESKMCAKSTKEVLKSKPRSSSKEGCLVKC; encoded by the exons atgGCTACTTTTAATACTGTTAAAGATGCGGTGAAGCTCTTTGACGCTGGTTTCTCTGGAGGAAAACCTCTCAGCAAGAGACAAGAACAG GGAGTGTTGGTGGATGAGACAAACCTCTGTCTCTGGAACAGAGAGGTTAATAAGTTGAAGGAAAAGATAAAGAATGCTGAGAAGACCAAGAGTGAGGCTTTGTtagagcttgaggaagctaagAAAACGGTTGAGCATCTCAGTCAGAAGCTGGGAATTAAGCAGAATGTGGGAAGTGGTGAGAAAGATTTAGATTTGAGTACTAGTGTGAGAGGTGTGACTACAGAGTTGGGCTTTGCTAAGGAATCGATTCATAGAGTAGCTGAAGAGGAGAGTGAACTGTGTATGTTAATGGAGTCTCTTAACCTCGAGCTTCAAAAAGTGGAGAAAGAACATTCAGAGCTTAAAGAGAGTGAGCAAAGAGAGAGGGATCAAGCCATTGAGAAGCTaaaaaaggaaaccaaagaTGCAAAGACCGAACTGAAGCTGTTAGAAGAAGAGCTAAAGATTGCTCTTTTCGAGGCTCAAGAAGCAGAAGCAGCGGAGAAACAGGCCAGGGAACAGTTAAATGTTGCAGTTTTACAATCCGATTTCAGATCATCATCAGCTGAGGTGAAAGAAAGTGGTGCTGAAGAATTAACTGAGACAGAAGCGTTAAGAGCTTGTAGAGATGAAACACTCAAGACATTAGagatgagtgagagagagattgaagatataaAAGCAGCAACACAAGATGCCTTGAAGAAAGCTGAGATGGCTCAAGAAGCTACAATTGTGGTGGATGTAGAGCTTAAACGAAGGCGTAAAGCAGCGAGTAGGATCTTGGCAGAATCCAAAATGTGTGCCAAATCAACAAAGGAAGTGCTCAAGTCAAAACCGAGATCATCGTCAAAAGAAGGTTGTTTGGTCAAGTGTTAG
- the LOC104765096 gene encoding ABC transporter G family member 26-like produces MEIRRTTEEVEENHVMQITGTNGIVHNMEFMPQAYLRNQYSSEIDIDEDFVSSYPLEDAPLPIFLKFEDVEYRVRNSKASSTNLVKTMVSKVVTHTNPDPDGYKHILKGITGSTGPGEILALMGPSGSGKTTLLKIMGGRLTDYVKGKLTYNDIPYSPSVKRRIGFVTQDDVLFPQLTVEETLAFAAFLRLPSSMSKDQKYAKIEMIIKELGLERCRRTRVGGGFVKGISGGERKRASVAYEILVDPSLLLLDEPTSGLDSTSATKLLHILQGVAKAGRTVITTIHQPSSRMFHMFDKLLLISEGHPAFYGKARESMEYFASLRILPEIAMNPAEFLLDLATGQVSDISLPEELLAAKTAQPDSEEVLVKYLQQRYKTDLEPKEKEENHRNKKAPEHLQVAIQVKKDWTLSWWDQFLIISRRTFRERRRDYFDKLRLVQSLGVAVVLGLLWWKSKTDTEAHLRDQVGLMFYICIFWTSSSLFGAVYVFPFEKIYLVKERKADMYRLSVYYVCSTLCDMVAHVLYPTFFMIIVYFMAGFNRTIPCFIFTVLTILLIAITSQGAGEFLGASVLSIKRAGMIASLVLMLFLLTGGYYVQHIPKFMQWLKYLSFMHYGFRLLLKVQYSADQLFECGSKGGCRTLQSSSSFDTVNLNGGLQELWVLLAMAFGYRLCAYFCLRKKISICHL; encoded by the exons atGGAGATCAGAAGAACAacagaagaagttgaagagaaTCATGTAATGCAGATTACAGGAACCAATGGCATAGTTCACAACATGGAGTTCATGCCCCAAGCTTACCTCAGAAACCAATACTCATCTGAGATTGACATTGATGAAGATTTCGTTTCCTCTTATCCTCTTGAAGACGCCCCTCTTCCCATCTTTCTCaag TTTGAAGATGTTGAGTATAGGGTGAGAAACAGCAAGGCAAGCTCAACAAACCTGGTGAAAACAATGGTGTCAAAGGTGGTAACACATACGAATCCGGATCCAGATGGGTACAAGCACATTCTAAAAGGCATAACAGGAAGCACGGGTCCTGGTGAGATCCTTGCGCTAATGGGTCCTTCGGGTAGTGGCAAGACAACTCTCTTGAAGATAATGGGAGGAAGATTGACAGATTATGTTAAGGGGAAGCTTACCTATAATGACATTCCTTACAGTCCATCTGTTAAGAGGAG AATTGGTTTCGTGACACAAGATGATGTTCTGTTTCCACAACTTACTGTGGAAGAAACCTTAGCATTCGCTGCGTTTTTAAGACTTCCAAGTAGCATGAGCAAGGATCAGAAATACGCCAAAATAGAGATGATCATTAAAGAACTCGGCCTTGAAAG atgCCGTCGCACAAGAGTTGGAGGGGGTTTTGTCAAAGGAATATCAggtggagaaagaaaaagagcgAGTGTAGCATACGAGATTTTGGTAGATCCTTCTCTGTTGCTTCTAGACGAGCCAACTTCTGGACTTGACTCCACTTCTGCCACAAAACTTCTTCATATTCTGCAAGGAGTAGCTAAG GCAGGAAGGACCGTCATCACGACAATTCACCAACCATCAAGCAGAATGTTTCACATGTTCGACAAGCTCTTACTGATATCAGAAGGCCACCCTGCCTTCTACGGCAAAGCCAGAGAATCTATGGAGTATTTCGCATCTCTGAGAATCTTACCTGAAATTGCAATGAACCCAGCAGAGTTCTTGCTAGACTTGGCAACGGGACAAGTGTCAGACATTAGTTTACCGGAAGAGCTATTGGCTGCCAAAACCGCACAGCCTGATTCCGAGGAAGTACTAGTGAAA TACTTGCAACAAAGGTACAAGACAGACTTGGAGccaaaagagaaggaagaaaaccATAGAAATAAAAAGGCCCCAGAGCATCTTCAAGTAGCAATCCAAGTGAAGAAGGACTGGACGCTTTCATGGTGGGATCAGTTCTTGATTATTTCCAGAAGAACATTCAGAGAGCGGCGTAGAGATTACTTTGATAAGCTAAGGCTAGTTCAATCACTTGGCGTGGCCGTTGTGTTGGGTCTTCTCTGGTGGAAATCAAAGACAGACACAGAGGCGCACCTTAGAGACCAA GTTGGTTTGATGTTCTATATTTGCATCTTCTGGACATCTTCATCCCTATTTGGAGCAGTATATGTGTTCCCCTTCGAGAAGATCTACctggtgaaagaaagaaaagcagaCATGTACAGACTTAGTGTGTATTACGTATGCAGTACACTATGTGATATGGTGGCACACGTTTTATACCCAACATTCTTCATGATCATCGTCTACTTCATGGCTGGGTTCAATAGGACAATCCCCTGCTTCATTTTCACCGTGTTAACAATACTACTGATAGCCATAACTAGCCAA GGTGCAGGAGAGTTCTTGGGAGCTTCAGTACTGAGCATTAAGAGAGCTGGTATGATCGCCTCTTTGGTACTAATGCTATTTCTTCTAACAGGAGGTTACTATGTTCAG CACATACCCAAATTCATGCAGTGGTTGAAGTACTTGTCATTCATGCACTACGGCTTCAGGCTGCTTCTGAAAGTTCAATACTCAGCGGATCAACTTTTCGAATGTGGGAGCAAAGGCGGCTGCAGGACACTGCAAAGCTCATCATCCTTTGACACAGTCAACTTGAATGGCGGCTTACAAGAACTGTGGGTTCTGCTAGCCATGGCATTCGGCTACCGTCTCTGTGCATACTTCTGCCTTCGCAAGAAAATAAGCATTTGCCATCTTTGA